TCAGCAGTCTTTTGCTGCGTCACGGAAGCAGGCATCGGCCTGACGTTGTCGGCCTCGGCAGCTTGAACGCCGCCATTCTTCCGCTGCTTCACAGATTCCCTCAGCTTATCGCGCCATTCCGGTATGTTGGTTTTGTTTGGATCTTGAAAACGAACCAGCGTCGGGCTGGTCTTTGCCGGCTCAAGGTGCGAGGTGATCTGCCGTTTCGGCAATGTCTGCGGATCAACCGCAGGAGAAACAGCAACGGCTGCCGCTCGGTTCCCCGTTGCCGTTACTACCGTTGCCGGCATTGGCGTTGCCGGCATTGGCGTTGCGGGCATCGGCTGTGGCAATGGTATCTCTTCGAACGTGTTTGCTGGGATAGAGTCCGTTCTTGGGCGGACCGTGATCTTGGACTGCAGTTCCTCACGAATAGTGTCGTTCATCATCGTACCGCAAGATGGGCAGATGGAAAGTGCCGGGGCAAGTGGCCTTTGACATCCCTGACAATTCATATCGATCTCAGATTTTCAGTAAGGGTTTCGAACGAAGCGCAAAATTCTTAAACACAGGGATGGTATCAACATTTACTTTAAGCAGTCAACAGTAAAGCGCAGAAAAAACAGCACTTTTCGACGTTTTAACAAAATATTACGTCGAAAAGCGCTTATTTGAAGGGCCAATTGAATCTTAAGCGCCGTGTATCTATTCGATCTTTGCAGATACCTATGCCAGTGACCGGCTATTTTGATCAGTTATCATCACGGATCGGCGTAAATTCCTGTACGCCTTCAGAGTCCGGGTCTCTGTACGGCTTTGCAAAGTGTCCGTGTCCTGAAGACGGCCTCTGCTCTTGTCCAACGTGGCCCGGAGGCAAGAACGAAGGCATCTCGTAGTCGGCCGGATGGTCGCCGTCCTTTCGAATAAGGTGAGCTATTTCGCCGAGATCAATAAAGAAATCCGCTACGTCGATTAGTCTTGGAGCTGAATTTGAACGAAATCCGGCAACCTCTACACGGCAGCCTTTGTATGCCACTGCGTTAAGCGCATATACAAAATCTTCGTCACCAGAAACGAGCACAGCGGTATCGTACTTTCCGGCGAGGCTTAGCATATCCACAGCGATCTCAACATCAAGGTTTGCCTTTCGGGTTCCGTCATAAAAGGTCTTCAACTCCTTTTGTATGACCCTAAAACCGTTTCGCCTCATCCACAGCAAAAACCCTTGTTGGCGCTCGGCCCCAACGTCAACACCGGTATAAAAGAATGCCCGCAGCAGACGCCCGTCACCGAGCAGCACACGCAGCAGCTTGTTATAGTCGATGTCGATATTATGAAATCTGGCCGCGTGAAACAGGTTGTTTCCGTCAATGAAGACGGCTACCAGACCGCGGTGTCCCAATTGCCATGAAGGTATGGTTGAATCAAACTGCATCAAAATGCGCACCTCTCTGTCCCGTAAACTAGGCATGTTCACGGCGGGTCGGTAATTAAAGGTACGCGGCGAAAGCTTGTTATCGAGAGAGTTCCGGCAATTCCTGCCAAATAGCTGAGTGAGAATAACTTTTTATAAAATTTTCAGTGCATTTGCATGCGCCGCATTCCCGCCTAACGTCCCGCTTCATCGGAAACGAGCCCATTTAGAGTTTGCCCCTAAATCTCTGATTGGTCAAGGAATTTCAAGCCCGCGCCTCATGAATTTTGATATTATTGGCGTTGTGCAGGACCAAAGCCCCGAGATCGAGCATCTGCCGCAGATGATGAAATGCTCTTGCGGCCGGCAAACGCCGGCCGACCGTGCATCGTGTATCTACTGCGGAAAAGAACTTGACCGGCCTTCCGGTTCAACGACACCGTTAAAGATCAATTTTCAGGAATTTGAGGCTTGGGAAAAGGGGTTTGTGACAGTCGTGATAGGTTGCACCAATGAAGCAGGCATCGCGCAGGCGGCCGCGGCCGTTCCGCTTTCTGCAGACGAACTTCACCGGCTGTGCCGTTGCGGCTTTCCGGTAC
This sequence is a window from Acidobacteriota bacterium. Protein-coding genes within it:
- a CDS encoding NYN domain-containing protein encodes the protein MQFDSTIPSWQLGHRGLVAVFIDGNNLFHAARFHNIDIDYNKLLRVLLGDGRLLRAFFYTGVDVGAERQQGFLLWMRRNGFRVIQKELKTFYDGTRKANLDVEIAVDMLSLAGKYDTAVLVSGDEDFVYALNAVAYKGCRVEVAGFRSNSAPRLIDVADFFIDLGEIAHLIRKDGDHPADYEMPSFLPPGHVGQEQRPSSGHGHFAKPYRDPDSEGVQEFTPIRDDN